Genomic DNA from Prunus persica cultivar Lovell chromosome G1, Prunus_persica_NCBIv2, whole genome shotgun sequence:
TGCTGGAAGAAGGAAGGCAACATGAACCTCTTATCTCACCTTCTTCTGCTACTCCATcacaaaaaaatggagaaatatTGGAGACCACTTAATTAGCTACACCTCTAGTGTTCTTAAATCATCTGTTTTTAtgacacttttttttcttcttcttctttttttcttcctatgCAAGTGTGTTTGGGCAGTCAGTTCATTTGGTGTATAGGTTAGGTGCATgtgataaaacaaaaaagaaaaaagaaaatgagagagagagagagagagagagagagagcattaTTTTGTAAGGCCTATATACGTACTGGTATGCATAAATGTTGGTTCATCTTCTTAGTGGGAGGCCCCTTGCTTGCGAATGCCATGATCTAGTGAGTGGGCTACGTACTGGGCTCACTTACGGCCTGCTCTTATTCCCATCTCTTTAGTATTGGGTTTACACTAAGAACTCCACCCaattttcccttttatttttttatttttttataagtgATATTAGAAGACGGAGAATTGAATATATGAACCGAATTCAAAGGTAAACATTATAGAGTGACACCAAAGTGGATTACAAGGATTGCATCTATAGTCGTATTGGATGGAAAAAATGGCTGTaatctttaaaattattattgcttCGGAATGCTTATCCAGAAAACTTAGGCaatgattgaaatttttttttaggacctttcctattgagagaGGCGATAGTAtactaaattcacacacaTTATATGAATGTTATGACTCAAACTTAGGACCTTTCCTGTAAAAACAATTGCTCTAAAACACTACACTAGTGAGTCATTTACAGACAaggattgatttgattatattGAAACCGAACATACTGTCCTCTCCTCTAAATTTCCTACAATTCATACATTcaaaccttttttatttttctcacttGTTTAGAAGAAGGAAAACCAGGGCTGCTAAGTTGTTTAAGAAAGCAACCCCAGCCCAATTCTACCATTCGAAGGACCTTGAGGGATAGGCCATAATATATGATATTAGGCTTCTTATGGCAAGTACGTCAAAAACCCATTCCGACcaataaaaagtttaaaaaaaatattcagcGTCTGAAACTGAAATAGTGGAATAAATTATATCATACATGTGGAAGAAGTTCTCCAAATCAGGACAAGGCCCATGAAAGCAAGCAGTAACAAATTCTTGATGGATTTTTGGGTTATTTGCTCAAATAGTCTTTAGACTTATATTTGAGTTGCGTTTTGATCattcaactaaattattctttGAAATGGTTAACCAACTCTATATTAATCGGCAAATTAATCCTACAGTTATATTCCTGTGAATTTTAGTTGTCTTTTTCGTACCTCAAAAGGCTTTGACAAAGTTGTTGTCTTTTTAATAACTCAAGAGGTGCTGGATGTGGACATGCTCGCCTGAAAGACATCCCAAACCATTGCACCAGACCAGCCATGGAATCAAGAGACAAAGCCTCACTTGCATCGTAGCCCTCCAAGTTCTCACTATAAAAGAACCCATCCTTTTTCGTTGTCCTCACCACCAATAGCCTCTGGCCTTAGAAGCATCTACTCCTCtgcatcttctttctctcatTCGCCTCCACCATCACCTTCATTGCCATGTTCTCCAGGTACCCAATTGCTCGCAAGGGTGTTGGTGTTAAAAGGGTTTCAAcgaaaattttaattgttagttatttttgtttgttttatttgggAATTTAGCTCTGTTTGATTGTTGAAAaaaggaaggaagaaagattGGGGGGTGGGTTGCAGGGATGGAGGTGGGGGAGGGTCaggtgggttttttttactattgggcattttagtttttagttttcatataaaattgatttttatagtattttatatagatttaattaattaattaatatttttgaataaattgaCGATTTTAACCCTAAATTAACGGCAATATTAATGAAATGTAATGATAGAACCAATTTGTCAattaatatagagttgatgaATCAGttgaacaaataaatttaaggactatttgaataaataacccatttaatattatataattgtACACATCCAGTTTGATGTACAAGCAAGCTAGCCTTAGCTAAATTGAAATTGACCCGACTCAACTGCCCAAGGTAGAATTAGGTTAACCAACTGACATTATGATCCCCAATCAAAGcctcaaaacccaaatagtACCCCACGATTATTATGCATTGCATAATTGACAATACTTTTGGGTGGACCTTCTTGGGCATCCAATCCAAATTGTTATTAACGAATCTTTAAATACATATGTCGTATTAAAattgttcattttttaaattactattTGAATATTTATCTCTTAAGCTAACGAATCTTCCATATGTATTAAATAAATAGACGATTTATCATGAAGATGTTAATTGTTATCAAAATCGTCAATTTGTTTAATACATATGCATTATTAGGGGTCTCaattttggttgatttttagTTTGGATTGTGACATAGGTAAAACTAGAATCAATAATAATTGGACTTTTTTGTCCGTTTGAGGCCCTTTCCGGTTACCATCTTATCCAACTTTGTTGCTATTATAGCAGTCTATTCAGACACAAtttacaaaaccaaaaacctggaaataaaatgatttctAAATCCTCCTTCAATAATAAAGCAAAAGCAACGGCCCAGAAGACGACTGCCAAGTGTGGAGTTGCTGCATATGCCGAGCTGTACCACTGCGAAGTAAACAAACCCattattgaaataaataaaaaaagctgCATAtgtatttaatattttgtagCATGGCTGGGGTATTAGGCTACTGTATATTGTCCCCATAAAGTCATTTTAGTACGACAAATGTTTTGTCTTATTTGTCACCAAAATATTATTACTTTATAACCACTTTAGAGTACTCTATAGTTTTTAGTGCTTTTTTTATGGGAGAGATTTTCACGAAATGAGCGCGGGCTATTTATTTTTCGTATTATTagttagaataataaaataatattattttcgttacaaaattaaataaaatgaagagtTATTATTATATCTGATAatagttttattttagtagCGTGGGATTAGGGTGAACACCACAGAAAGAAAGATTTGGATGTCACTGAGTTGACAAGTTGAAGACGAAGTGATGATGGACGGCTGTGATGATTTGGACTGAATGAGTGGGGCAGATCATCTGATACTGATATAGATTTACTGATAGTTGAAGGGTCTTGAGAAATCCAGGTGGATGGGGACGGTTCAGCTGGAGAGAGCCTTCTCTAATCTAATCATGTCACATATTCATTGTCATGTCTCAAAATGCAATCTGTTTGCATTGTAATGTATGGTCTTATCTTATggcaatcaattaattaaccaAGAAAAATTCGACCAAATTGTACTCGCACCAGACAATCACAGCAAAGAAGGAACCCTATGCCAGGTTTTGCTGATTAATTTGTTCTCCATGTTGGTAATAGAAAAAGCTCAGTCCAGAATGTTCATTTGATCTTAGATGTACTCATTTTCAGTTCATCgaattcaattttaacaaaactCTCGGATCActattgtaaaaaataaatatcaattTTATACGAAAACTCAGTTACCATACTAAAAACTCACACATAACCGATCTTTTCAACCATACTCGAAATTTTGGAattcattttattaaaaatatcatATGGGATCATAAGGGTAACATTACACACTAATtaatctccataaatttgatgtcaaatcaaaacaaaaaggccTTAGTGATTTAGTACGGTAAAATTGTACCTAAGGAACACATTAGAGAGCACATCTAGTAAAAGCTCGGAAAGCTCATTGTCTGGTGCCCTGCATTAATATATAACACACTGTATATAGGCATGCATGCACAACCACGTGTGAAGTGTAGTACTGTAGCTTATCCCAACTACGGATATTAATTTATATCGACGTGGGATCCATATATTTCGTGGACGACCGACTGTCTTCAGCACTACTAACATATTTGATAATCCGTCCATGCTCCATCTTTGATTTGTCTACTTCACAACCCTTGTAGCCATGTACGCATTGGGGCCCTAAGCATTATGAATCTTCCCCCGGGTAGATGAACACAACAAATCCCATGTTTAATTTAGTCGACAAGTGTTCTTAATTACAACATTATGTTctaaagttttctttttaactgaAAATGAAACCGTTTGCAAATTTTATAAGCCTAATTTATTTGGCACAAGAAATTTATAACTTAAATGgttaaaaacaattatttcTGCACTCAAAGTCATGTATTCGAACGCTCACTAATGGGGTCTTTAATTTTCTACAAAACAATGATacaaattgaatttgatacacccttttgcttttgcagACCGAAGAGTTAAAATGATTCTTTGattacttttctttaatttaagcTGCTGTAAATTATAGTTAATactcaacaaatttaaatttagttATAGGAGTTGTAAATAGTGGGATATAATAATAGCAAATATTGAATATAGTACAAGTAGAAGTAAAAGCGCCGCGTGAGGCAGCGGAGGGTAGAGAGTTGGAGAGGGGACATGCAGGACACGTAGTGGCAGCAGCAAAGCCTGCGAGGCCATAGCATTGGAGGTGGAATCCATATATTTGCAGaagcttttgttcttggaattaaaattgttaaataaatataagaaggaaaataaataaataataaatagatTAATATAATagcagaaaaagagaaatgaatCCGTGCAAAGTGCAAACGTAGAGTAGAGAGGGGTTGAGTTTAGTGTACATAGTCTTTTACAGATTCTTCTGCTTGGGCTGTCtgcaaaaatatttaagtGTTATGGTTGTCTTTTTACACACTTTTTTAAGCTTATAGGGAGAAGTCAGTCTTCCACGTGCTCCTGGGgactctctcctctctctctctctccgcctCTATCTCTCTCCACAAGCTTAGCCCTACTTCAATGCCATAATTATTTTCTCCCACTCAATTACACCCTCTGACCATCTCTGCTTACtccttttctctgttttgtttgcttcCCCCTCTCAAAACCCCATCTCTCCCAAGCACAGAAAACcagagaacaaaaaagaacaaataccCATTATTCTCCAccaaaaataatgcaaaaatatcaaaaacacCCCATCTCTAGTTGAGCACGAAGATTGGGTTTTGGTTACAAGtttcatgatgatgatgatggaagGCATCaagggaggaggaggagggagggTGAATGGCGTGGTGGGCCATCATGATCAAGTTCAAGATCAAGACATGGGAGATGGGATGCAGTGCAGTGACCATCCATACAGAAACAACCCAGGAGGGATCTGTGCTTTCTGCCTCCAAGAGAAGCTTGGGAAGCTTGTGTCttcctctttccctctccccatTCATGCTTCagcctcctcttcttcctcccctTCTTTTAGATCTGACACTGTCAATGTTGGTGTTGTTCATAATGGCAATGGTGTTGCTGCTGGTCCGTCTTCCTCTgctgcctctctctcactctccctcTCAGTCCACCCAGCCTCAGCTTCTGCAAAACCTAGAAGCAATATTGGTAACAATTATCGTCAGGAAGATGACTTCTACAACACAAGAAGAGCCAGGATTTCGTTTCTCTtggcgaagaagaagaagaaagtgagcACTGCTACTTCTAATGCTGCGTCTTCCGATCGAGCGGCGGCTGATGTCGTGTTAAAAAGAAGCAAATCGACCACAACCCCAAGAAGAGCCCACCATTTCCTGGATGGTTCTGAGGACTTTAGCCCCAGAAAGAGAGGTGGGTTTTGGTCGTTTCTCTATCACTCGTCTGCCAAatcctcctcatcaaacagTTTGAACAAGAAAGCAATCGACAAGTCCAAGATCTCgtcctcttcttccttcacATCGTCAGCCGCGCAGAAGGACTCCAAATGCTTGGGGTCGTCCTCTCTGAGGAATAAAAGCGAACACCTTGCGGTCGAGGCAGCAGCTGCAGCAGACGACGACAGCGCTAGCCCCAACAGCAGCCAAGCCACTGCTGCCTCGGCCTCCTCGTTCGAGCGCAAGGTCTCGAGATCCAGATCCGTCGGGTGCGGCAGCAGAAGCTTCTCCGGTGACTTCTTCGAGCGGATCTCAACTGGGTTCGGCGACTGCACTCTCAGAAGGGTCGAGTCTCAGAGAGAAGGCAAGCCCAAGGCCAGCGTCCACCGTCACGGAGAAAACAATAACAGCCACTGCATGAAAGAGCGAGTGAAATGTGGTGGGATTTTCAGTGGGTTCATGAtgacatcatcatcttcatcttcatcgtcttcctcttatTGGGTTTCGTCTTCTGCAGAAGGACAGCTCGTCCATGGCCGCAGCAGGAGCTGGGGCTGGGCTTTTGCTAGCCCCATGAGAGCCTTCACCaagccttcttcttcttcttcgaaaGATGGGAAGAGAGATATAGTTAGGCAAGCTTCAGATAAGAACACCACCCCCACCCTGAATGGCATTCCTTCCTTGCTATCAGTCAGAGGTTGATCTTCATCACCATTTTCTTCATACACATTATTAAACtctgttaattaattaaattacttAAATTACCCACCtgtttattattaattactCTACTAGTCCCTGTGTTTATTTATCTTAATTTCCTGGTCTGCAATTCCATTAGTAATGTAACACATTGGGTTTCGTCTTAAATCTTAATTAGTCTCTTGGTTTCATGGCTAAAATTTCTTGTGTTTGCACAGTGAggactgtttttttattttattatagcGAAGTGCAGATGTTGACCATCTTTATCTCTTCTTCTGTTGTTTTTGGGATTTGGTGTAATTTTTTAGTCtttgcttaattttttttttaaatttttgtaatttggaCCTTGATGTTAATGTTATGGCAAAGAAATATGAgtattaatttatttcttcttaataaatataaattgcaTGTGTTGGCTTCTTGTGAGCTTTCAGTTGTCACATGCATACACATGTTTGGTTGGTGTTGGACAAAATGTAAGCTCCAAAATCAGAGTGGCCCATGTTAGAGAATCCCCAGCACTATTTGGTTTTGGACTACACTGGACTAAGAAAATTTTCTTATGATGATCCCTTTGACAAAATATACTTTAATTAATTCTAGGGGTCCCCCTTCCACCCTGGTTGTTTAAATGTCCTCAAGATTCACAGTTGGGCTTGGGAGATTGAAAATATCTGAGGAAAGAGAGTTTTTTGCAATGATATGCATGATCAAAGCAATTTTGGAGGACTTCTCTTCAGTGTCGTTATGTTTTTGGGAGGGATTTTTGGGAACCTATGGGGAGATGCCAAGTGTTCTTTGACTGGATGGGTGCATGGGTTAACTCTTGCTTGATTGGGTGTGGTGGGATTTGTTGCTTTGGTTGGGTAGATTGGGTCATTTGGATGGCATCTAAGTAAATATGGGGTTTTAGGGGGAATTTGAATACGATCTTGGTGTATAATGATGAGGTCTTTATTAGTCGTTCGATCAGGTGCAGAGTTATTATTGGACTGTTGAATTAAACTCTTTCGTTATAACTCCTTAACATAGTCTCATTATTAAAGCTCCCTAGTTAGACTTGATAATTGAGTTTTGTGTCTCCTCCCGGCACACTACAATTTGGTCCTTTTTTTACCACTTCTCTTTGTGCATTGACCTACACACCCCTATAATGAGTCTTGAGTAGAAGTAATGTTTTTGGTGTGACGGTGACATTGACACATTATTATTACTCTACATATGTTCTATTATGcgtctttatttattaaaattataccCTAAATTCAAGATATATCAACATTgacatttatttatattataacacgtaaATTATCGTGATGTTTCTTTAAAATGTGGTGTTTTACTCGAATTTGAATATCGGCATGATTTTATTTCTCGAGCTTGAAAAGTTTCTTCTCAATCTCAGATCTTTAATAATTATTACATACTTTAACATACAATATGGATATGGAACTCACTTTTTAAACCAAACAATTTTTGAGCTAACATGGACTGTGGGATGtggaaacaaacaaagatgttattgtttttttccctttctagTGAAAAGAATATTGTTTGGAAGTAggaaaaaatgtgaaaaaaatCATGAGATGGGCAAGAAttccaaaattacaaaaaggaCAGCTTTTCATGTGGGTCATTGTTTATTGACTCAGAAGTCAGAACGCAGAAAAGAGTAATAATATGTGGACCCGGGCCATGTACTTGTACTTTTAACCCATGGGCTTTagatttccttcttcttttttacaCAGTTCCCGCAAGCCATATATATGGACATGGATGTGAAATTGTGGACCCGACCCAATTAGGTTATATTTTTCACTAGTTTTGCATTGACATTCAATAATGCACAAAACAAATTGCGTAAACAATTATGTATCTCATTATGAATGCtaccaaaaagagaaagaaaaaaaactccaaagaaaaaaaaatagtggaTTAGATTCAAAGGAATAGGTAAAAGCTACGAATGAATTTATGTCCAAATCACAAATGATTCTTGTAGTTTGTCATGCAAGTCAATATATAGGTCATGTATCTTTTGGAGAGCCATTGCAATCT
This window encodes:
- the LOC18793882 gene encoding uncharacterized protein LOC18793882, with the translated sequence MMMMMEGIKGGGGGRVNGVVGHHDQVQDQDMGDGMQCSDHPYRNNPGGICAFCLQEKLGKLVSSSFPLPIHASASSSSSPSFRSDTVNVGVVHNGNGVAAGPSSSAASLSLSLSVHPASASAKPRSNIGNNYRQEDDFYNTRRARISFLLAKKKKKVSTATSNAASSDRAAADVVLKRSKSTTTPRRAHHFLDGSEDFSPRKRGGFWSFLYHSSAKSSSSNSLNKKAIDKSKISSSSSFTSSAAQKDSKCLGSSSLRNKSEHLAVEAAAAADDDSASPNSSQATAASASSFERKVSRSRSVGCGSRSFSGDFFERISTGFGDCTLRRVESQREGKPKASVHRHGENNNSHCMKERVKCGGIFSGFMMTSSSSSSSSSSYWVSSSAEGQLVHGRSRSWGWAFASPMRAFTKPSSSSSKDGKRDIVRQASDKNTTPTLNGIPSLLSVRG